From Gemmatimonadaceae bacterium, the proteins below share one genomic window:
- the pilO gene encoding type 4a pilus biogenesis protein PilO: MAGLPTNQRDQIMLIVGIVGIALGGLYWYFVYEPKGIELEATRARLEKLEASNQRARTLLARGTAEEMEAEAKLLRDNLELIRTLIPAGNEVPALLDQIVGAARRTGMDVGSFVPGPVVQGEEFDTYRYQMQITGQYHQIGELLSAIGSLRRIIAPVNLSLQPSTAVSAATGPGSQSLNATFDLQTYVVKAEAPGGSQ, from the coding sequence ATGGCCGGATTGCCAACCAACCAACGCGACCAGATCATGCTGATCGTGGGCATCGTCGGGATCGCCCTCGGTGGCCTGTACTGGTACTTCGTCTACGAACCCAAGGGTATCGAGCTCGAGGCCACGCGGGCCCGGCTCGAGAAGCTTGAGGCGTCGAACCAGCGGGCGCGCACGCTGCTCGCCCGCGGCACTGCCGAGGAGATGGAGGCCGAGGCCAAGCTGCTGCGCGACAACCTCGAGCTGATCCGCACGCTGATCCCGGCGGGCAACGAGGTGCCGGCGCTGCTCGACCAGATCGTCGGCGCCGCGCGGCGTACGGGGATGGATGTCGGGAGCTTCGTGCCGGGCCCCGTGGTGCAGGGCGAGGAGTTCGACACCTATCGCTACCAGATGCAGATCACTGGCCAGTACCATCAGATTGGCGAGTTGCTCTCGGCAATCGGGTCGCTGCGCCGCATCATCGCGCCGGTGAACCTGTCGCTGCAGCCGTCGACGGCGGTCAGCGCGGCGACCGGTCCGGGCTCGCAGTCGCTGAACGCGACGTTCGACCTGCAGACCTACGTCGTGAAGGCGGAAGCGCCGGGAGGTAGCCAGTGA